GAAAAAGTCGTTAACGTGGATGTCAAATTAGGGCAGGTCTCAGTGAAGAATCCGCGGGGAACATCTCATGAACTGCCTAAAACTTTCACCTTTGATGCTGTGTACGACTGGAATTCCAAACAGGTTGAACTCTACGATGAGACCTTCAGACCTCTCGTGGACTCTGTTCTGCAAGGTTTTAACGGGACAATCTTTGCGTATGGGCAGACTGGAACGGGGAAAACATATACGATGGAAGGGGTGCGTGGTGATCCTGAAAAAAGAGGGGTCATCCCCAATTCATTTGATCACATCTTCACCCACATCTCTAGATCCCAAAATCAGCAATACCTAGTTAGAGCCTCTTATTTGGAAATATACCAAGAAGAAATCAGAGACTTGTTATCAAAGGATCAATCCAAACGGCTGGAGTTAAAAGAGAGGCCAGATACAGGTGTATATGTTAAGGATTTGTCCTCCTTTGTTACAAAAAGTGTCAAAGAGATAGAGCACGTCATGAACGTGGGAAACCAAAATCGCTCAGTTGGTGCCACCAACATGAACGAACACAGCTCTCGATCTCATGCCATTTTTGTGATCACTATTGAATGCAGCGAGTTGGGACTTGATGGAGAGAATCACATCCGTGTTGGAAAACTCAACCTGGTAGACCTTGCGGGCAGCGAGCGCCAAGCTAAGACTGGAGCACAGGGGGAAAGGTTAAAGGAAGCTACTAAAATCAATCTCTCTCTTTCAGCTTTGGGCAATGTTATATCTGCCCTAGTAGATGGCAAAAGCACACACATTCCATACCGGGACTCAAAGCTAACTAGGTTACTTCAAGACTCATTAGGTGGCAATGCCAAGACTGTGATGGTGGCCAATATAGGCCCTGCCTCTTACAACGTAGAGGAGACTCTTACAACACTAAGGTATGCCAATCGTGCCAAAAACATCAAGAACAAGCCGAGAGTGAATGAGGATCCTAAGGATGCTCTGCTACGCGAATTCCAGGAAGAAATTGCTCGACTCAAGGCACAGTTGGAAAAACGGTCTATTggcaaaagaaagaggagggaaaggagaagagagggtggggaagaggaggaggataCTGAAGAGGGTGAGGATGAAGGAGACGACAAAGATGACTATTGGAGGGAGCAACAAGAAAAGCTGGAGATTGAAAAGAAAGCTATTGTTGAGGATCACAGCTTGgtagcagaagaaaagatgagactgctgaaagagaaagaaaagaaaatggaggacCTGCGACGAGAGAAGGAAGCAACAGAAATGTTGAGTGCTAAAATCAAGGTAGAATTCTTCCTCGTCATACTTTCatacttttttaaagcaattgaTTTAGGCAGTGGGGAGAATAGCAGGTTTCCCAGGTAGGAAAGGTATTTCAAAAGAAGTTTCCAGAATAGTGATTTGTgtttaatcagattttaaaataaactgtttctaGACAGAAGTTGAAATTCCCTTAGTTTCCGCCATTAATTAGGAACCTCAATATTCATGAGTTGCTGCATTGTTCTTATATGCTGATCTTGTAAGATCTTAAGCAATCATCACAATAAAATGTGATGATGCATCTTTTCGCAAGCtgtagcacaaaaaaaaaagcttcattctGTAACAGATCATTAACAAGATTTTATACGAGAGTACACATTTTAGTTCTTCAGATTGGCCACGTTACAGCAACGTGTAATTCCAAGCAAGTTACTGTTTCATTTATCCCCCAGTTTTACAGCAATTTTTAGAAATAGTAATTCTCAGAGCAGATGACTTCAGAGAGAGCTGCCCTCATGAAGAAGTCGTATGTAAATGAGAGAAAGTCACATCCTGCGGAAAAGACTTGTTAGCTGGTCACTGAGAGAGAAACTTAATGACCgtgttttctttcaggcaaTGGAAAGCAAACTTCtggtgggaggaaaaaatattgtggaTCATACAAATGAACAGCAGAAAATCCTGGAACAGAAACGACAGGAAATTGCAGAACAGGTACAAGGAAgaacatttgttatttttgtataaaaagcCTTGCTGTGGAACTTCTATAAAACATTGTATCAGGAGAAAGGTAAGAAAGTTTGCACAGGTTTAACCCTGAAATTGATTTAATGGCAATCTTAAATCTCAAAAAAAGGGGCAAGGGCTTGTGTCCTATTTATTGTTGTATGAAATATGTAGATAAGGTTTATAATAcctttcttccagcttttcacATTAAAGATTTATATTCCATCTTAATTGGATATGTCTGTAAGCGAAGAAATAATTGGAAGGCCTCAGAGAGTGACAATTCAGCTGTTAACTCGAGGGAAGGGGTGTTTGCTATGTGacagaagtttattttctattacGCATTTTCTGATGGTAATTCGTTAAGTGCAATGATTAGTAtgaattgattaaaaaaaatctaaccacaacatttaattcctttaaCTGAAACCTGAGCACTTATTCACCCTATCTGATTCCAATAGACCCTCaccaaaataaagacaaagaagagCTAATGCTTCTGGTATTTCTAAGGCAAGAGATAGGAAGAACTAGAAGCTAAAGCAAAAGCCCTGGAACCCAGGGAAGTAAAAACATCCCAAGTGTTGGTTTCATGTATGTCAGCCTGGAGGTGGCAATGCAATTGTGGTCCCTAATACTGTACATCACATTCTTCAGAAACGTCGGGAGCGAGAAATCCAGCAGCAGATGGAGAGTCGGGATGAGGAAACACTAGAGCTGAAGGAGACCTATAGTTCTCTTCAGCAAGAGGTGGACATAAAGACCAAAAAActcaaaaaggtaaaaagaaaattctttcacATCCACTGGGTTAGGAACAAAATCAACTTGTGTGTGAAACTGAGAGGAACATTGGCAAGTTATGACTTCAGCTCTTGTTGTCTGTTCCAGTTATTTTCCAAGCTGCAAGCTGTGAAGGCAGAGATCCATGATCTCCAAGAAGAGCACATCAAGGAGCGCCAGGAACTGGAGCAGACCCAGAATGAACTTACCAGGGAACTAAAGCTAAAGTAAGTCCCGTCACTTCATTTCCTGTCAGTTAACTTCAACAGAGATGGTTTCTTAGTGGGGAGTGAAAGGAAGGACTGTTCTGCACATGCTTGTGGAACAAGATTTCAACAAGAGAAAGCCAAAACATTCCTCCTTTTCCACAGCTATATTAAGTCAGTGCGAGAGGAGCAGTAGAGAAAATCGTCTGCTGATTGTGTTTCTTGTGTATTTCCCATTGTTGTGGTTTTATGTAGGCACTTGATTATTGaaaattttattcctttggaagaaaagaataagatCATGAACAGATCATTCTTTGATGAAGAGGAAGACCAGTGGAAACTGCATCCCATAACCCGGCTGGAGTGAGTGTACTTCTCATCTTCTACTTAGGATCTAGTTACAGGTCGCATAAAACCCTCTAGTTGCTAAGAACAAGGCACCCCAACAGAGGGATCGAATTGGGGATGTAAAACGGCCCTCCAAGTTCTTAGCTTCTTGTTGAAttataaaacaaagatattATTCATCTGAGTAGGTTGAATAAAATAGGAATGCACAGTTAGGAAAATTCTTGGAAgattaagatttttcttctagatGAGCCCAGTAATTATATGTAGAATATATGTAATTCTGCATGCACCATTGAAATAGCAGTAAATTCCTATTGTATTTGTTTCCTAGATTACTTAGGAAAGCTCTCAGAAATTATTATGCGAGAGCTGTGGGTATATCCTGAATCTCTACAGAGGAAGTTCTCTAAAGCAAATTTGGTAAGCAGGGAGCAACCAAGTGCATCTGTGGTCTGTatgataaaaaacaacaacaacaaaccatgGAGATACCCTGCTTTGTGCAGGGAACAGATGACAAGGGATAACTGCTTTATCTTGTTGACTGACTGCTGAGAGCAGTTCTCGGAAATGCAGTCTAGGTTGTTTCTGCTCTCTTGAAACGTATTTCCTTGTGGAATTTGCAGATGTTGTAGCTCATAAATTCCAAGAagagtttttggttttggtgcaTAATAGACTGAGTATCTGTGTTTCTCTAGTAACCAGCAAATGATGAAAAGACCGGTGTCTGCTGTAGGATACAAAAGGCCACTAAGCCAGCACGCCAGGACGTCCATGATGATCCGTCCAGAAGCTCGGTACAGGGTAAGCCCAGATGTGGTTACAACTTTCAAATGTTCGCCTTCCTGGTCAGGGGAATGTGAATTTCAGAGGATTGTTAGTTCTTCTATGGGACGTACATTTTCACAGTGTCCTGCATAGATTTGTAAAGTACTTCAGAATAAGCttctggggggaaaagaaaCTATTTGTATGAAAACATGCAGGCTTTGATTTTGCGTCTACTTTCTCAGGCAGAGAATATTGTATTACTGGAACTTGACATGCCCAGCCGAACAACAAGAGACTATGAAGGACCAGCCATTGCTCCCAAAGTTCAGGCTGCTctagaagcagctctgcaggatgaAGATGAGATACAGGTGGATGCTTCGACCTTTGAGAGCACTTcaaataaaaagccaaaagcCAGGTGAGCTGAATTTTTAGTAAGCAGACTAGCCAACAGCAAAGGGACAAATGTAattgctgtctgtctgcagttCTCATCAGCCAAGCTATGGCTAACTTGGCTGTAAAGCAGAGATAGAAAGGAATGTAGGACGGTAGAGAAAGCTGAGACTGATTAGAGTATAaatccagtaaaaaaaaattggaagatTAATTTTGATGAGTAACAGGTGACATTGTtggggcttttttgtttattttttttcatttttacttcttcagGCCTAAAACTGGAAGGAAATCAGGGGGATCCTCTTCAGCAGGCACCCATAGTTCTCAGCTCTACCCACAGTCCCGAGGGCTGGTTCCAAAGTAAAACCAGCAATTCCTCTCCAGGGCGTGAACAGCCTTTGCCTTCTGAGAGCAGAGACAAGTAAAAACCTGCAGAGAGACCTCCCAGCCAGACTCCAACCCCCTTCCCCTGGAGGTGGTCTCTTTGCTGTTTAACTGACTTTTGCCAGTCCAGGTGCACTGAGCCACAGGAAGATACGTGCTTGCAATTCAGCATTTGGCCTCTGTGGGAAACAGATTTTAGTTAGGAAATCAGAAATGCATGAGGTACGTTACAGTGTATTAGAAGCAATGGGAAGCATGGGGATCACCTCACAGCATCACCGTCTCTCCTTCTGCACTAGCCCTTTTGCTGCACTGGGCTTTTTTGCTGTTGGGCAATAAGAAGACAGAGTTGAAAGTCATCTCAACAGAACCACCGCTCCAGAGCTTCATAGTGAGAACCAAATGAGGttaaaaagcaaaggatttATCCAAACCTGGCTAGGCGCAcagtttttcctcctcctgcttgaGAGGCTGGCATCATCCTTTGGGGTTAAGAAGTTGGTCTGACCAGGCAGAATGGCAGCTGTGCCTCCCTTTAGAAGTGTAGGACAAGAAGGGGTCTTGAAAGCAACTTTGTACTCTGTAGAAAGGAAGCAATAGAAATTGAAGTCCTTTACTTGTTTACAGGCATAAGTAAGAGCTCCTCTAAACTGACCTCCTGCAGACCTCACCCCTACCAACAGGAACCACCTTGTCAAAGAATTCATCTGCGTACCAGTGCCAGCTCCacagctttcttcctctctgttgcCTCCATCCTTACCCCTGGCATTTGAAACCAGTCTCCACACCAAGTCTGAACGGGGGGGGCGGCGCATGGCCGTTTTCTCAAATCTCCCACTGTTCACAGGAAACGTAGCGTGGGCATGGAGCTAACTGCCTAGCAGGCTCACAGGGCTGACTCTGCTCTCCCCTGTAAGCTGGGTAGAAAGTAGAGCACCTTAACGAGAAGCTGGCTTTTGAGTGCACCGTTCTTGTAAGTATGGCCCCTCCGAAGTGTCTAAGGAGGTTCAGCATACGGTACCCCTTGTGCCTCACCCGTGTCACGTTAGAGGTTTTTCCTTTGCACCTCCTGGACCGTGCAGGGCCCGGTGGGAGTGAAAGCAGATATAACCGAGTCTGGGTAACGGATTCTGGCATTAAATCCAGGGGTTGTACTTTGAAAACAAGGGAGGAAGAACTCCTGCTTTTGACGGTCTCTCTGCAAGCTGCCCTATGACTAAAGCAGGCTGCTGTAATGCTGCAGGCTTGTGTGGCAGGGTTGAGGGAGATGGAACTGCCGTGTTGAAGACAGAGTAAGGTGTCCCTGTCTAGTGTCTCGCAGCTCATTTGTAAGTTTTAGTTCATTGTATATTGAGACTTGGgatgttattttttctggttGCTGTTGGCTGTCACCCTATGAATGTTTTTACCTATTTCCTCTCCTTCACTGATGACTTTCTCCAGACTGACATGTGTGAGTGTATGAGGACTTGCCTGGTTTTAGAAATGCTCTGATATATGGACTCTGCCTTGTGTGCTCGTTACGTATCTGCTGAGTGACTTCATCCAGGCTGGAGAACTCCATTTTGTCTGACCCCCATGAGCAGAAGGAACTGCACACTCAGCACAGCTCACCTCTGCATCTTGCGGGCATGGTGCCTCGGTGAGCCAGCTGCCCAGGTGGGCCCCGTTAAACTCCAGGTCAGCTGCTTTGGGTCATGGAGTGCTTTTCTGGATCACAAgatcaacacacacacacacacacatatattttagTTTTGGTGGAGGAAAGAGGAGTTTGGCCATAACTGAGAGCAATCACCAGACAAATTTCAACCAGAACATGGAAAGCTGGTATAATCTTCCTTTTTATAAAGCACTGTTTATGTACAGAGAGCCTTTTACTTAGCTCTTGTTGTATAATGTAACGTCaacttctcttccctctcctccgTCTCTCCCTAGCACATAATATTCTGTAccttgacattttaaaagatgattgTATGCTGTAAGTGCTCAGAGAACTGAAGTGAAACAAGGGGTTCTACAACCTGTAATAGCAACGTAATATATATACGCATACACGTACACACCTACGTGTATGTATGTTTCATGGGAAGATGCATACACAGCCACATGTGTTTGCACATGCGCACACTGCCTCAGTTACTTCTGTTCCATAGGGAATCCTATATTAAACTCATATGCTGGAAACTCCCCTTGTGGCAGGACTGGTACAGTGGAAATCACAGTGCAAACCCAAACCGTTCTCATTTTAGTGCTGGTAAATATGTCAGAAAGGCTCTGCTTTTAATTCTGTAGAAATTCATTAGCAAGGTAAAAGAAACTCAGTGaggtggaaaaagaataaaattgcaTATTTAGTCATTGTATTTAAATCGGAGCAGTGGTTAGAGACTTGGTTAATGTATTCATGGGCAATCTCAGATTGTTACAGAAGCTTTTAGATTCTCTTTTTGATGGACGTACCCTTGACCAGATACTCAGTGGCACTGATATTAAGATAAAATACATTGTCTTAAGCTCTACAAAATGTACTGAACTCTGTGTTGaagtttttaagaaacattCCTGCCAAGTTTGCGTGCCTCTGGCTGTTATCTGAACCATCTGGGCTTCCTGCAGGTTAACAGCCAAAGACAGGAAATCCAGCAGACTCCTGGAAGAGGCCCTTGGACCTGGTGCGCAGTCACAGCTTTTTCAGAGGAATGTTTTACATCCTTCTCATCTTTGCTCTGATCTGTATAGGGggatctttttttaaaaaaaaagtaacctgCAGCAAAAGCAGCCCGTTGGCTCCAGGAGCAAGCACCACATGACGCTGAAGTGTAAGAGTAAAAGCACTTTCTTAAAATCCTTAACGTAGATCTAGcgcctttttaaaaacatttgcatgCTGCTTGAATTTTCTAAAACACACGCATGCCTCTGTGATAGCATCTTGGATTACATCGATGCATTATACAGATCAGATCAaacttctcttatttttttagctGTAGCAAGTCTGCCTTCACTGCACACGGAGTGCTTGCCAAGTTCCAGAGAGGCACCTGTAAAGCTGGATCTGTCCTCTCTTCTATCCGCGTTTTACAAGCACTGAGTTTTGAAAggtgttttctgttgtgttaaAACACAGATTGGAAAACTTAACCTGCAAAAGCCATACTTGGAGGCTGAGATGGAACTGAACTGAGAGCGCTGGTCACGGCTGCTCGCGGTGGGTTTAACTCTCCGTGGTCCAGGCGCTTACTACCTTCTtaaattcctctttctttttgaacCCAAGGGCCCGAGGGCCTCCACGCGGGCACAGCGGTGTCACAGAGCTTACAGAGAGCTCCCAGAGCTCCCAGAGAGCTCCCAGAGCACTCCGAGCTCCTCGGAGCCGCACTGAGCCCGGCCGACCCTCGGGTGATCCGCAGGCAAAAACCCTGCCAATAGTCCTGTCCATACTTTTACGGCTTGTATTCATTTGTACCATCTCTTCGGCCTAGGGATGTAAAGTGCCCCTAAACACGACGTGTAATAAAGCCGGTGAGGCTTATGGCATCAGAGCGCGCCCGTTTTCACCGTCAAGCTGTGAGGGGGCGGCCGGGCGCGGGGACTTCGGGCTCTACAGAAGCCTCGGGGCGAGCTGCGGGGCCGTCAGGCGCTGAGGCAAACGCACCCGAGCCGCGGCGGTGCCCCTGGGGGTGCCGGGCCCGGTGCCGGCCCCGTTCCGCGGCctgcggccgggccgggccctcAGCTCCCCTCAGCCACCAGGCGAGGCCCGCAGCCGGCCCGCCATACCGCGCAGCGCGCGCGGCGCCCGCTGGGAGCTGTAGTCCGCCGGCTGATCCCGCCCCGCCACGGCTCCCGCAGCGGGGACTACAACTCCCGGCAGCCCTCGcggtttgttttccttcaaacGGCTCCCAGGCCcgccgcgcggccccgcccctcgAGTGGCGGCGCGCGGGGCCCGCCGTGTCCCGGCGCGGCCACCGTCGCCGagccccgccccgctcccccccccccctcccgcgcCGAGCCCTTTGACCCCGTTGTTATGCCGGgcccgagccgccgccgccgccgcctcctcccgtAGCGCCCGgagccgcccccgccgccccgcccgccccgcccgccccgcccccgccgcccgccccgccccgccccgcccccgccgccacccgcccgctgccgcctccgccgccgccgccgcccgcccgcgccTAACGGTCCGCGCCgcgcgggagggagggaggaggaggaggaggaggaggaggaggaggaggaggaggatgaaggagATGAAGCAGCGGAGGAAGAAGGAGCGCACGTGGGCCGAGGCCGCCCGCCTGGTGAGGggggggcgccgcggggccgggacGGGCCGGGAGAacgggaggggggcgggggcggcACCCCCGgagcgcccccagccccggcccccacccacccccaccccccgggCCCACCGGGACGGCCCCTCGCGGCCCgggccttggggggggggggggggctgccccgaCACCGGGGGTGTCCCGGGCCCGGTGCCGCCTCCAGGCCGCGGCGCTCGGCGGGGGGCTCCTGGGGTGGGCCCCGGGCTCGGGGGGTTCCCGGGGTCCTCTCTGCCCGCAGCCCGAGGGGCCCGGAGCCGCCCCGCGCTGGGAGCCGGCCGCTGTTGGCCTCCTCCCGGCCGGTTGGGGCTCGGGGGAGaacccgcagccccccggggagAGGCCGGCGGGAAGCCCGGGGGTGCTGCCGCCGGGAGGTCCGGTCCCGGTCCCGAGGCTGGGTCTGGGCTGTCCGTGCCAGTGGCCGTACTGAGCCTTGGGGCTGGCATCGGTGGGACCGGGAGCTGTTTCCTCCCTGGGGTCAGGAGGTGCAGCCGTGTGTGCCCCCACCTCTGCGCTCTGGGGACGTTTGTGGAGCCCTCAAACTTCCCAAGGGGTGCCCGCACGGGCGGGGTGGCTCCCTGCCGGCGTCTGCCCACCACAACTTCCCCCTGTGAAGTGTTTAAGCCGTGTCCGTCCTGAACCCAATTTGTGAACAAGGGAACATGACAAAACCAGCTTGGGCACCTCACAGGTAGCGAAGGCGATCGAACGAGTGGgctcctcttgtcctgttgGTGCGTGGTGAGGGGCTGATGGCCACCACAGCCTGGAAGCACCTCGTGCTCTGGCCCCTGGGCAGCAGCCGCTCTCCTCGGGGCACCCTGAGGTGGATCTCTGCAGATCCCAGGTGCCGACGCGTGGATCGAGCGGTGATCCCGCCACTGCTGTACGGGCGTGAGCGGATCGCTGCCGTTACCTCCGTCAGCGGTACTCAGCCGCTGGTCTGTGAGGATATGGGCGTGCTCGCTATGGAGGAACGGATTTATAGGGCTTGAGGGTGTTCtccttgcttgtttttgtttgtttgttgggcTGTGTCGTTATTATGTCTTAACCCGGTGAGGTTATGTCTTGGAGTGCGCAGACATCAGAAGGGGACAGCATGGGCGAGGCCAGATGAGGCTCACCTCTCGCACCGAGCGTGTCCTACGGTGCGGTCTTGGTGCGCGAGGCTGGTTTGGATATCTGAGCGTGTTCTCGCTGCTTGCCAGGGAGAAACCTAATCAGACAGGCATCTGTCTTCCAGCAACTTGCATAATCTTTTGTGTGGAAATGATAATGTTTTTGACCCACGTGACGTCGcttgaaaaactggaaaagggTGCAAGCAAGCGTCTGTGGAACTTGGGTGCGTGAATCCGGCGGTGTGGTGCCGCACCCTGCGCTCCTGGGAGGCCCTGGCTCTGCGGGGCGCTTGGCTGCGGGCAGTGACCTCGTGGCTGGAGCAGCGCTGGGTGATCTGGTACAAAATCCCCTCTCGTTCAAATGTCCTGAGCTCTGAGGGATGAAAAATCCATATTTATGGGCTGCCCAGAACACCACGTGTGGCTGGGTTTCTAAGAAGCCGTTCCCTGACGTACCTCCCCACCCTCGTCGAGCGATGGGGAAGGAATCTCTTCACAAACACAGCTCTTCTCACCTACTGCTCTTTTGGCTAGAGCCTCGGGCGCAGTCACAGTAGGTGCATGAGATGCCTAAGCCTCAGCAGCATCTTAGAGCCATTGAAGACCCAGAAATAGAACTATCTCCTACTAGATTATCTACTTAGAGAGACCTGCAGTTGCGTAGCTGCACTTCCAGCTTGCAGGACTGATTGTAAATCCACTAAAAATAGATCTTTATTTAACACTAGGCTTACACATGCTCCCtgtcaaaatgcttttaattttcctttctgacgCACGCTATTGGATTCTGCATTCCTCTCAATGTTTCCGAGAATCACAGGCAAAAGTGCTTTTTAGTTTTGCTGCTCCTACGGAGCTAATATCATGCACATTCCATAAAATAAGCCTTTAAAGATTCATTCGAACACCCAGAGCCATGGAACTGTTGGAC
This genomic window from Cygnus olor isolate bCygOlo1 chromosome 16, bCygOlo1.pri.v2, whole genome shotgun sequence contains:
- the KIF3B gene encoding kinesin-like protein KIF3B; this translates as MSKLKSSESVRVVVRCRPMNSKEKVASYEKVVNVDVKLGQVSVKNPRGTSHELPKTFTFDAVYDWNSKQVELYDETFRPLVDSVLQGFNGTIFAYGQTGTGKTYTMEGVRGDPEKRGVIPNSFDHIFTHISRSQNQQYLVRASYLEIYQEEIRDLLSKDQSKRLELKERPDTGVYVKDLSSFVTKSVKEIEHVMNVGNQNRSVGATNMNEHSSRSHAIFVITIECSELGLDGENHIRVGKLNLVDLAGSERQAKTGAQGERLKEATKINLSLSALGNVISALVDGKSTHIPYRDSKLTRLLQDSLGGNAKTVMVANIGPASYNVEETLTTLRYANRAKNIKNKPRVNEDPKDALLREFQEEIARLKAQLEKRSIGKRKRRERRREGGEEEEDTEEGEDEGDDKDDYWREQQEKLEIEKKAIVEDHSLVAEEKMRLLKEKEKKMEDLRREKEATEMLSAKIKAMESKLLVGGKNIVDHTNEQQKILEQKRQEIAEQKRREREIQQQMESRDEETLELKETYSSLQQEVDIKTKKLKKLFSKLQAVKAEIHDLQEEHIKERQELEQTQNELTRELKLKHLIIENFIPLEEKNKIMNRSFFDEEEDQWKLHPITRLDNQQMMKRPVSAVGYKRPLSQHARTSMMIRPEARYRAENIVLLELDMPSRTTRDYEGPAIAPKVQAALEAALQDEDEIQVDASTFESTSNKKPKARPKTGRKSGGSSSAGTHSSQLYPQSRGLVPK